The Marinitoga sp. 38H-ov genomic interval TGCTTTCATTCTTTTCCTCCTTCAATAATTTTTCCTCTCTTAAATATTTCCCCTCTTTCATTTGTCCATGTTTCTTCTATTGTACCATCAAAATAATTATTAATTTTAGTATTTTCAACATATACATTATTGCTTCCTTCTAAATAAATATCTATTTTGTTGTTTTCAAAATATGAACCTTTAATTTTAATCTCTAGATCATTTTCAGAATTAAAAAATATTATAGCTTTTTCATTATTTGAGAAGTTTGAATTTTCTATATTAAAAGGTGATTTAAATATATCTAATGATATTTTATTATTTACAAATTCACTATTTTGAATATTCAAATTCATATCATTTACTGACTTAATTGATCTTTTATTATTTTTAAATTCACTATACGTTATTAATACAGTACTTTTATTACTATTTATAGATTCTATACTATTTAAAAATGAACTATTTTTAATTTTTAATACTGAACCATATGAATCTATATCTAATATAGAATCAGCTACTGATATATTATACAAATAAGCATTAGAATTATAGAAATTGAATGTCATTTCATTATCAAAAAACAGTGAATTTTTTATTTCAATAATACCATTTGAGACTTCAATACCTTTTTTATTATCATATAATATAACATTATATGCATTACCAGAAGAACCACTTATCCCTATGTTACACTTTTTAATTACTAAATTATATAAATCAAATTCATTTTTTGCATATATTCCAATATTAGCATTATATATCTCAATATTACTTAATGAATAGTAATTTAATACTACTCCTTGAAAATAATCTTTTATTGACTTAATAATTATCTTAGAATTATTATCTTTAAATTTAATCGGACCATTAACAATTATACTTTTTTCTGGGAATACTTTAAATTCCACAACCCCTACTACACTCAACTCATTAATAATTAAATTATCAGATATAATATACACGGACTCATTTAAATTTTCAGGCAATGTTTTATATAATTTCTTTCCATACAAAAATGTATCTTTTATTTTTAATTTAATTTTTTCTGTCTTTAATTCTTTAAACTCTCTCCATAATGATAATGTACCTTCATGAGTTAACTTTTCAAGAGGAATATCAAAAATTAATTTATTCTCTTCAAATACTCCCTCTTTTATATAATCATCTATTTCAATCTTATAATAATTATATTTATATGAATCAAAATATTCCAATTCAAATACACCAACATCAGTATTTTTAAATCTTTTTATATTAGGTAATTTTGGTTTTGTTATTTTTCTATATATTTCTTTCTGATATTTTGAATCAATATATAATATAAACCTATATTCTTTTCCTGGTAAAAGATTAGAAAAAGAAAATTCGTTTATATTCTTTACATCTATTTTAGAAATCATATTTTCTTCTTCATCTAAAATTCTCAACTCACAATATATTGCAGGAAAATCTTTCTCAAATTTTAGATTAATACTTTTATTATCTTCAATTGAATATTTCGGATATGGATTTAAATCAATTATTATTGGACTACTAGCATTACTTAAATCATCATATAATGTTAAAGTTGCGACTTTACCTACACTTTCAAATTCTATATATGGTTTTTCAAAAACATATGTACTTTCTTCAGTTAATAATTCATATGTTGATTCTTCATTAGATTTTAATTCTAAATAAAATTTATTATCATATCTTAATTTATATTCTTCTAATTTAGGTGCAATGGAATCTAAATAAATTTTTTTATTCCAAACAACATTTTCATTTATTTTTATATTTAATTCATTTTCTCCTTCAATAAAATTTTCAGGGGAATACTCTTTCCCATTTAAATTAATTTTTTGAAATTTATCAATATTAATTTCTTTTTTATTTATCTTTTCTGGAATTTCAACTAACTTAGGTTTTATTATTTCTGTTTTTTTCCCTTTAAATCCATTTGGATAAATAGGAATAATTTCATACTTTGTTTCATCATATGAAATTTTATCTCTATATATATTTCCATCTATAGTTTCAATATATTTTCCATCTTTGTATATTTCATATTTTACCGGATTTATTTTTTTATTACTTAAAAACAATTCTATTTCCACATAATCTTCTATAGTCACTTTATAATCTTTTATTCCAGATAATTGCGAAATTAAATTAAATGATTTTTCATATATTTTTATACCTTGTATATACCCTCTAATATTTAGCTTACCGTTTTCGTACGGAGAAATAAATAAAATATACTCATCTAATGTTGTTTTATGCTCAAAATTATTATAATTTATTTCCCAATAATCTATCTTATAATTTTTTGATTTTAATTTGACCTTAATTTGATCATAATCTATGTAATTATATAATACCTCTATTTCTGGTTTGGGTATATAAATGTTATATTCCATAAAAAACTTAAAGAACGACACTTTAAGTTCTTTACTTATTTTATTTTTACCAAATACTATATTTATCGTATACTTACCAGGATATAACCAAAAATCCTTTTTTTCATATTTTTTATCATTAATTTCAACATAATACTGTATTTCATTCATAGGTATAATTATATTTAATTTTACTTTTATTGGTTTTAAAAACAATAAAATGATTAAAAGTATTATTATAATGTATATACTCTTCCTCATATTTCCCCCAATTTGATATTTATATTTTTTATATAATTATTAATAAACATCTCTTTTATATAATATTTTAACATAAAATAATTAAAAATCAAACATATTAAAATAGTTAAATTTTTGAACTATTTATTTTTTTAACAGTCTAAATAATTGACAATAAGGAGGGAATTATATGGAATTAGATTTCAAAAGCACTTTTGAAATAACTTTTGATTTTATATCAAACTTTACAAAAATAATATCAGATTATTCTGAAGCTGAACAATTAAAAACTTTAGAATTCTATATAGTGTTATACATTGGAATAAAAGGCCCTCAAAAAATGACTTCGTTAGCAGATCATTTTTCGACTACTAAAAGTAATATAACTAATATTATTGATAATTTAGAAAATAATAATTATGTAAAACGAATTAGAAGTACAGAAGACAGAAGAATTATATTAATTAAGTTAACGAAAAAAGGGGAAAGAGTATATAATGAAACATTAAAAAACTTTGAAATCATGTTTAATGACTTCATGTCAAAAGCATCTAAAGAGGATCTTGATATTATTTCAAATGGATTCTATAGGATTATTAAAATATATAAGGGGTGAATTATATGATTTTAATTACTGGGGCAACTGGACATATTGGAAATATCTTAGTAAAAAAATTATACGAAATGGGTGAAAAAATAAGGATTTTTGTTTTACCAAATGATGATACAAGTATCTTTGATGGAATGGATATAGATATTTATTATGGAGATATTAGAAATTACGAAGATCTAAAAAAAGCAAGTAAGGGAGTAGATTTAATTTATCATTTGGCTGCTATAATATCTATTTTACCATGGAAAGATGATTTAGTATATTCTATAAATATTGGTGGTGTTGAAAATATTATTAAAGCAATGAAAGAAAATAAGGTTGAAAAACTATTATATGTAAGTTCAGTTCATGCTTTTGCAGAAATTGAAAGAGGTGCAACAATAGATGAAAATACTCCTATTGATCCCAAAAAAATAACTGGAGCATATGGAAAATCAAAAGCTATTGCAACATTAAAGGTTTTAAATGCAGTAAAAAACAATGAAATTAATGCTACTATAATTTTTCCTTCGGGAATAATGGGACCATATGATTATAAAAATTCTGAAATAACAAAAGTTTTTAGAGATTATTTAAAAGGGAAAATCAAATATTCTATTGATGGCGCTTTTGATTTTGTTGATGTAAGAGATGTTGTAGATGGTATAATTAAAGCATCAAAAAAGAAGAATAAAAGATATATTTTAAGTGGTGAAAATATATCTATGCGTAAAATATTCTTCTATTTAAATCTAATAACTAAAAAAAATATAAAAGTTAAGTTTATCTCACCAATAAACTCATATATTATTTCCTATTTTACTTTGCTTAATTACCTTTCTTCAAAAGACAAAAATCTATCTTTTAGCCCATATAGCGTACAAGTATTACAAAAATTTTATAAATATTCTCATAAGAAAGCTGAAAAAGAATTAGGATATAGCCCAAGACCTATTTTCGAAACTATAAAAGATACTATCGAATGGAATTTATTAATAAAAAACAAATATTAGGAGGATTATATGCAACAAAAGAAGATCATTAATATTATTGAACACGGATATTATTCAAAACCAATAGTAAATTATATATTATCAACCACAAATAATAATACAATAAGATTTTTTTTATTACATCTTAAATATTTATGGAATAATGATATAGAAAAAGCTTATGAATACGCAGAAAAGGTTAACAACTTAACAGATAAAAAAATTTTAAGAGAATTAGCTAGATTGAATAAAATAGAAATTTTGATATTGAAAAATGATATCGATAATGCAAAAAAGGAATATACTATTATTAAAAAAAATCTTAAAAACCTTCCTCAATATGGTAGAAGAATAATTGTTCCAGGACTAAAACTTCTAGCCTCAAATTTTAATGAAAATAAATATGTTATAAGAAAATGGAGCAAAAAATACGAAAAAAATTACGCCGAAAAATGTGTAATTAAATATTCAGAAGCAAGAAAATACGCAAATTTAGGAGATAAAATAAAAGCATCACGACTTTTTTTAGATGGGTATAGATATGCTAAAAAATTTCCTCATCCAACAATGATGTATATAGGTTTAAATAATTCAGCATGGCAAATAAAAGATATGAATATAAAAAAAGCCACATATATTGTTAAACAATTAGAATATATTATGGGATATTATTTTGAAGATTTGTATAATATTATAAATGGATTTGATACATCTTTAAAAATAGAAAATATAAACAACTCTATTGATATAATTGATACAATAAATATAATAACACTTCTAAATATTAAAAATAA includes:
- a CDS encoding MarR family transcriptional regulator produces the protein MELDFKSTFEITFDFISNFTKIISDYSEAEQLKTLEFYIVLYIGIKGPQKMTSLADHFSTTKSNITNIIDNLENNNYVKRIRSTEDRRIILIKLTKKGERVYNETLKNFEIMFNDFMSKASKEDLDIISNGFYRIIKIYKG
- a CDS encoding NAD-dependent epimerase/dehydratase family protein, with translation MILITGATGHIGNILVKKLYEMGEKIRIFVLPNDDTSIFDGMDIDIYYGDIRNYEDLKKASKGVDLIYHLAAIISILPWKDDLVYSINIGGVENIIKAMKENKVEKLLYVSSVHAFAEIERGATIDENTPIDPKKITGAYGKSKAIATLKVLNAVKNNEINATIIFPSGIMGPYDYKNSEITKVFRDYLKGKIKYSIDGAFDFVDVRDVVDGIIKASKKKNKRYILSGENISMRKIFFYLNLITKKNIKVKFISPINSYIISYFTLLNYLSSKDKNLSFSPYSVQVLQKFYKYSHKKAEKELGYSPRPIFETIKDTIEWNLLIKNKY